A DNA window from Iodobacter ciconiae contains the following coding sequences:
- the flhB gene encoding flagellar biosynthesis protein FlhB, with translation MAEDSDAERTEPASSKRLEEARNKGQIPRSQELATFSILMVGIIALIKLGPELLQTLKIIFITELTFNRATIADPNQMLLHFMSSSRKALLACLPIILPCALIAIITPVLVGGWLFTLDALAPNFSRMNPLSGLGRMFTLKSVVNMVKTILKSSLIGGVAAWVLWDERAQFLQLITMPLDVGMPFMWDMVQHTLLLVVSSLAILAAIDAPYQLWDYYKGLRMTKEEVKQEGKDAEGSAEVKGKIRQLQHEAARKRMMSEIPKANVIVTNPTHYAVALQYTEAMRAPKVLAKGAFLLAERIIELGKEHKVAVIRTPPFARALYHHAELGAEIPAALYTAAAEVLAYIYQLKHWQNYGGDEPNLADELPVPSELDPGGEA, from the coding sequence ATGGCTGAAGACTCAGATGCAGAACGCACGGAGCCTGCGTCTAGTAAGCGCCTTGAAGAGGCGCGAAATAAAGGGCAAATCCCCAGATCACAAGAATTAGCCACTTTCTCCATTTTAATGGTTGGCATTATTGCGCTCATAAAACTGGGACCGGAGCTGCTTCAGACTTTAAAAATAATTTTCATTACCGAACTCACCTTTAACCGCGCCACCATCGCGGACCCAAACCAAATGTTGCTGCACTTTATGAGCTCAAGCCGTAAAGCCCTGCTGGCCTGCCTGCCTATTATTTTACCCTGTGCCCTCATTGCCATCATTACGCCCGTTTTAGTTGGCGGCTGGCTGTTTACCCTAGATGCTTTGGCTCCCAATTTTTCCCGCATGAATCCACTTAGTGGTCTGGGGAGAATGTTCACACTTAAAAGTGTTGTGAATATGGTTAAAACAATTCTTAAATCCAGCCTCATTGGTGGTGTAGCTGCCTGGGTACTGTGGGATGAAAGAGCGCAATTTTTGCAGCTGATTACCATGCCACTTGATGTAGGCATGCCCTTTATGTGGGACATGGTGCAACACACGCTTTTGCTGGTTGTCAGCTCACTGGCCATTTTGGCGGCAATTGACGCTCCCTATCAGCTTTGGGATTATTACAAAGGCCTGCGGATGACCAAGGAAGAGGTGAAGCAGGAAGGAAAAGATGCCGAAGGCTCGGCAGAAGTAAAAGGTAAGATTCGCCAGCTGCAACACGAAGCGGCCAGAAAGCGCATGATGAGCGAAATTCCGAAGGCCAATGTCATTGTTACCAACCCAACCCACTATGCTGTTGCGCTGCAATATACCGAAGCCATGCGGGCACCCAAGGTCTTGGCCAAGGGGGCTTTTTTGCTGGCAGAGCGAATTATCGAACTTGGCAAAGAACATAAGGTTGCCGTGATCCGCACTCCGCCTTTTGCCCGGGCGCTTTATCATCACGCCGAACTCGGGGCCGAGATCCCCGCTGCACTGTATACTGCGGCAGCTGAAGTACTGGCTTATATCTACCAGCTTAAACACTGGCAAAATTATGGCGGCGATGAGCCTAACCTGGCTGATGAGCTACCTGTCCCCAGTGAGCTAGACCCCGGTGGTGAGGCATAA